One genomic segment of Ignavibacteriota bacterium includes these proteins:
- a CDS encoding peptidyl-prolyl cis-trans isomerase, with the protein MNSHKNKFANPIVALIIGLFFLSCSDDKIPEDQIIAKVGNRIITVDEFKSSFEFSLKTLRLGSNPRKHYLDLMIKEMLIANEGYSKGYNKSKYVSDRVKNRTNNNLLESFYLKHVHAKVKIPEEKIVDALKKSSIKFRLLIYPTPSLQKAAEAYEQAQISNLGDFIDKQIDRLEVKNVKKENFETDWMDFMEMPPEMFASIQNLEIGKPSEPIPFNDGYAIFQVVEIKREAIKSDELKFGTKRKKMYARLHNVESDKIVHKLMDSLLTPLDIRVSNTTIDQMVKPLFEWIKNGIPKSGSMVKNLSQVTDTSKSYLKQLKKILPQKLYSSVNGITTVEDYFNYMNYHRKTIIESSDLNDLKNRLITEVGTMIKNNQFIEIAKSDGVLDSSNVKKDIELWEEKWTYDIFRDHIIQKISVTDDEMKNYFKFRWKELRISDIDTTRFYKYKNDVYNAILFEKHKKLLDKELEDLKKKYSVWINNDVLYKLKLNDGPKSLETSVLVVKNFTGEFLVPTVDTQWFYY; encoded by the coding sequence TTGAATTCACATAAAAATAAATTTGCAAACCCGATTGTTGCCTTAATAATCGGGTTATTTTTTTTATCATGCTCAGATGATAAAATTCCGGAAGATCAAATCATTGCAAAAGTTGGCAATAGAATTATAACGGTTGACGAATTTAAAAGCAGTTTTGAATTCAGCTTGAAAACTTTGCGATTAGGGAGCAATCCCAGAAAACATTACTTAGATCTTATGATCAAAGAAATGCTGATTGCAAACGAAGGTTACAGCAAAGGTTACAATAAAAGTAAATATGTTTCCGATCGAGTAAAGAATAGAACAAATAATAATTTGTTAGAATCATTTTACCTTAAACACGTTCATGCAAAAGTAAAAATACCGGAAGAAAAAATAGTTGATGCATTAAAAAAATCAAGCATAAAATTCAGACTCTTAATTTATCCTACGCCATCTTTACAAAAAGCTGCAGAAGCTTATGAACAAGCTCAAATATCAAATTTGGGAGATTTTATTGATAAGCAAATTGATCGATTAGAAGTTAAAAATGTAAAGAAAGAAAATTTTGAAACTGACTGGATGGATTTTATGGAAATGCCTCCGGAAATGTTTGCATCAATTCAAAATTTAGAAATTGGAAAACCGTCAGAACCAATTCCTTTTAATGATGGATATGCAATTTTTCAAGTAGTCGAAATTAAACGAGAAGCAATTAAATCTGACGAATTAAAATTTGGTACAAAAAGAAAAAAAATGTATGCGCGTTTGCATAATGTTGAATCTGATAAAATTGTACATAAGTTAATGGATTCGTTATTAACGCCATTGGATATCAGAGTTAGCAATACAACAATAGATCAAATGGTGAAACCTCTTTTCGAATGGATTAAAAACGGAATTCCCAAAAGTGGATCAATGGTAAAAAATTTAAGTCAAGTTACTGACACATCAAAAAGTTATTTGAAGCAATTAAAAAAAATACTTCCGCAAAAATTATATTCTTCTGTAAACGGAATTACAACTGTTGAAGATTATTTTAATTATATGAATTATCACAGAAAAACTATTATTGAAAGTTCTGATTTGAATGATCTTAAAAATAGATTGATAACCGAAGTTGGAACAATGATTAAAAATAATCAGTTTATTGAGATAGCAAAATCCGATGGCGTTTTGGATTCCTCAAACGTAAAAAAAGATATTGAGTTGTGGGAAGAAAAATGGACTTATGATATTTTCAGAGATCACATAATTCAAAAAATTTCAGTAACTGATGACGAGATGAAAAATTATTTTAAATTCAGATGGAAAGAATTAAGAATTTCCGATATAGATACAACAAGATTTTATAAGTATAAGAATGATGTGTATAACGCAATTCTTTTTGAGAAGCATAAAAAATTGCTTGATAAAGAACTTGAAGATTTAAAAAAGAAATATTCAGTTTGGATAAACAATGATGTGCTATATAAATTGAAATTAAATGATGGACCGAAGTCGCTTGAAACATCAGTCCTTGTTGTTAAAAATTTTACCGGTGAATTTTTAGTACCGACTGTAGATACTCAATGGTTTTATTATTAG
- a CDS encoding PorV/PorQ family protein has product MKTEKLLILFLILNFSIQLFGQVNSDDLGYNTDANKRGSNAAAMLGIGIGARAEAVGGAFVAIADDPSALYWNPAGITQLKTISVQVTKTDWFVDTDFSSLGLVIPLPSLGGSLGFHLAMLNYGENPVRTVFRPEGNGETYSASDFVAGLYYAMNITDRVSASVGAKYFRQSIWHVSGSAFGFDMAILFQTPVDGLKLGGTISNLGAEFGLSGRDLTGIIDVDGRKTVYLNNDNVPINLATETYALPLLFRFGVAYVMDLDENNSITFGSNLNHPSNNVETVDLGMEAKVFDAFYLRGGYQSLFSDTAENGLTLGAGINYKILDLATFTVDYSWSDWGVLSSVNRFSIGISAY; this is encoded by the coding sequence ATGAAAACAGAAAAACTTTTAATTTTATTTCTCATACTTAATTTCTCAATTCAACTATTTGGGCAAGTTAATTCCGATGATTTGGGATATAATACAGATGCCAATAAACGGGGATCAAACGCTGCTGCAATGCTTGGCATTGGAATTGGCGCAAGAGCCGAAGCTGTAGGCGGTGCATTTGTGGCAATTGCAGATGATCCTTCTGCATTATATTGGAATCCGGCTGGAATTACTCAGTTAAAAACTATTTCAGTTCAAGTTACTAAAACTGATTGGTTTGTTGATACTGATTTTAGTTCATTAGGCCTCGTTATTCCTTTGCCTTCTTTAGGAGGTTCGCTTGGATTTCATCTTGCAATGTTAAATTACGGTGAGAATCCGGTTAGAACAGTTTTCAGACCTGAAGGAAACGGTGAAACATATTCAGCTTCTGATTTTGTTGCTGGTTTATACTATGCAATGAATATTACAGATCGAGTTTCTGCAAGTGTTGGCGCTAAATATTTTAGACAAAGTATTTGGCATGTAAGCGGTTCAGCATTTGGCTTTGATATGGCAATACTTTTTCAAACTCCGGTTGATGGTTTAAAACTTGGCGGAACAATTAGTAATTTAGGTGCAGAATTTGGTTTATCTGGAAGAGATTTAACAGGAATCATAGATGTTGATGGTCGTAAAACAGTTTATTTAAATAATGATAATGTTCCAATAAATCTTGCAACTGAGACTTACGCCTTACCGTTGTTATTTAGATTCGGTGTTGCTTATGTAATGGATTTAGATGAAAATAATTCAATTACATTTGGAAGTAATTTAAATCATCCAAGCAACAATGTTGAAACAGTTGATTTGGGAATGGAAGCAAAAGTCTTTGATGCATTTTATTTACGTGGAGGATATCAATCACTTTTTTCAGATACTGCAGAAAACGGATTAACATTAGGTGCAGGAATAAATTATAAAATCCTTGATCTTGCTACTTTTACAGTAGATTATTCTTGGTCGGATTGGGGAGTTTTAAGTTCAGTTAATAGATTTTCTATTGGAATAAGTGCTTATTAA
- a CDS encoding TonB-dependent receptor: MILLKNKSIFSFLIIFISHLTLFAGSTGKIGGKITDARTGEALFGVNVVVLDGGGQGSATDVNGEYIIINLQPNTYKLRFSMIGYKTVEISDIRVYIDRTVNLDVKLEEAIIEGEVVLVVAEREAVELDRTNSASYVNSDEIESLPVSTLDEVIQLQAGVIKDSGGNLHIRGGRSREISYMIDGVPVTNTFSQSGGSNVNVENNFIQELQVITGTFNAEYGSAQSGIINVVTKVPEQNFSGTVEALTGGYYSPNSPMYVGGLEDFDPMNESEVKFSISAPVKFLPESFGKLGFLFNGRIEDSKGYLNGERRFNPEDGWEIAVYREWYRARFDPPDPLVIPLPDSLHTGNGEMVNMETFNNYNFNTKLVYQPFGGLTTSYSIFYNTTTSKDFSNSWKFCPDAMPTTYNDNITHMFVITHTPADNLYYNLRYSYQMNNEKEYMYESAEDSRYQLNAVNQWDPGASTGFDYGGISSWDRNWFDQKIHLINGDLTWQINKVLEIKFGFEGKSYNIHYKNAPMKEVLGHEIMQFPYTQSEIRAFELPYYEFREATRNYAFGNILLREASPDSSADDLFYVDYTRKPLEGAAFAQTTLNMGEIVLNAGIRFDYFDSQDRYAPSYVDVKPELVGDDRYYVQSESKYQLSPRLGLSFPISDGGALRLSYGHFFQTPSYEKMFDNPVLPHYNQFSIANRTIGNPNLKPEKTVQYEIGVQQALTQELSMELSVYYKDIRDLLGIELLTLSNATTFSRYVNKEYGHSSGLTFALNYRSSDGRFSGGLDYTYMVAKGSSSSADALLAVQILSGPSQGAYTLATRNIEFLDWDQTHSLNGSFSIRPWERTVVSLLGRLGSALPYTPTTIDYALELPSGWWSNIDRRPIRWNIDMKISNGFTLFSLDFIASLNIYNVLNHLEENNVNSITGRAGPNAYIPEIGERRYERIDEVGAFTHEEADYNPSWYARPRFIQIGLGIQF, from the coding sequence ATGATATTGTTAAAAAATAAATCAATATTTTCATTCCTAATTATTTTTATCTCACATTTAACATTATTTGCTGGATCTACCGGTAAAATTGGCGGAAAGATTACTGATGCCAGAACCGGAGAAGCTTTATTTGGCGTAAACGTAGTTGTTCTTGATGGCGGAGGACAAGGTTCTGCGACCGATGTTAATGGTGAATATATAATTATAAATTTGCAGCCGAATACTTACAAATTACGCTTTTCAATGATTGGTTATAAGACGGTTGAAATATCAGACATTCGCGTTTATATTGATAGAACCGTGAATTTAGATGTTAAACTGGAAGAAGCAATTATTGAAGGTGAAGTTGTACTTGTTGTTGCTGAAAGAGAAGCAGTAGAGTTAGATCGTACAAATTCTGCTTCTTATGTAAATAGCGATGAAATTGAATCGCTTCCTGTTTCAACTTTAGATGAAGTTATTCAACTTCAAGCTGGTGTAATTAAAGATTCCGGCGGTAATTTGCATATTAGAGGCGGAAGATCAAGAGAAATTTCTTACATGATTGATGGAGTTCCGGTTACAAATACATTTAGTCAAAGCGGCGGTTCGAACGTAAATGTTGAAAATAATTTTATCCAAGAATTGCAAGTAATTACCGGAACATTTAATGCTGAATACGGTTCTGCCCAATCTGGAATTATAAATGTTGTTACAAAAGTTCCTGAACAAAATTTTTCCGGAACAGTTGAAGCACTTACCGGAGGATATTATTCACCAAATTCTCCAATGTACGTTGGCGGATTAGAAGATTTTGATCCAATGAATGAAAGTGAAGTAAAATTTTCAATCTCGGCTCCTGTTAAATTTCTACCGGAAAGTTTTGGAAAACTTGGATTTCTTTTTAATGGTAGGATTGAAGATTCCAAAGGATATTTAAATGGCGAAAGAAGATTTAACCCCGAAGACGGTTGGGAAATAGCAGTTTATAGAGAATGGTACAGAGCCAGATTTGATCCTCCCGATCCATTGGTAATTCCATTACCGGATTCACTTCACACTGGAAATGGTGAAATGGTAAATATGGAAACTTTTAATAATTATAACTTTAATACAAAATTGGTTTATCAGCCTTTTGGTGGATTAACAACTTCCTACAGTATTTTTTATAATACTACAACTTCAAAGGATTTTAGCAATAGCTGGAAGTTTTGTCCGGATGCAATGCCAACAACTTATAATGATAACATAACACACATGTTTGTTATTACTCATACACCTGCTGATAATTTATATTATAATTTACGGTATTCATATCAAATGAATAATGAGAAAGAATATATGTACGAAAGTGCAGAAGATTCAAGATATCAGCTTAATGCAGTAAATCAATGGGATCCGGGAGCAAGTACAGGATTTGATTATGGCGGTATTAGTAGTTGGGATAGAAATTGGTTTGATCAAAAAATCCATCTTATAAATGGTGATTTAACTTGGCAGATAAATAAAGTTTTAGAAATTAAGTTTGGATTTGAGGGAAAATCATATAATATTCATTATAAAAATGCACCGATGAAAGAAGTACTCGGTCATGAAATAATGCAATTCCCATATACACAAAGTGAAATTAGAGCTTTTGAATTACCTTATTATGAATTTAGAGAAGCAACAAGAAATTATGCTTTCGGAAATATTTTATTAAGAGAAGCTTCTCCTGATAGTTCAGCTGATGATTTATTTTATGTTGATTATACAAGAAAACCATTAGAAGGTGCAGCATTTGCGCAGACAACTTTAAATATGGGTGAAATTGTACTTAATGCAGGAATAAGATTTGATTATTTTGATTCCCAAGATAGATATGCACCATCGTACGTTGATGTTAAGCCGGAACTTGTTGGTGATGACAGATATTATGTTCAATCAGAAAGTAAGTATCAATTAAGTCCGCGTTTGGGATTGTCTTTCCCAATCTCCGATGGAGGTGCGTTAAGATTATCATACGGACATTTTTTTCAAACTCCAAGTTATGAAAAAATGTTTGATAACCCTGTTCTTCCTCATTATAATCAATTTAGTATTGCAAATAGAACAATCGGAAATCCAAATTTAAAACCAGAAAAAACCGTACAATACGAAATTGGAGTTCAGCAAGCTTTGACACAAGAACTTTCGATGGAGCTAAGTGTTTATTACAAAGACATTAGAGATTTATTAGGTATTGAATTACTTACATTAAGTAATGCTACTACATTCTCCAGATATGTTAATAAAGAATACGGACATTCTTCCGGATTAACTTTTGCTTTAAATTATAGATCATCTGATGGAAGATTTTCCGGAGGATTAGATTACACCTATATGGTTGCAAAAGGTTCATCGTCTTCTGCCGATGCATTATTAGCTGTACAAATTCTTTCTGGTCCAAGTCAAGGTGCATATACATTAGCGACAAGAAATATTGAATTTTTAGATTGGGATCAGACTCACTCTTTAAATGGATCATTTAGTATAAGACCTTGGGAAAGAACTGTCGTTAGTCTTTTAGGAAGACTTGGTTCAGCGCTTCCTTACACACCAACAACAATTGATTATGCATTAGAACTTCCAAGCGGCTGGTGGTCAAATATTGATCGAAGACCAATCAGATGGAATATTGATATGAAAATCTCAAATGGGTTTACTTTGTTTAGTTTAGATTTTATTGCAAGCCTAAACATTTATAATGTTCTAAACCATCTTGAAGAAAATAATGTTAACTCTATTACGGGTAGAGCTGGGCCAAATGCTTATATTCCGGAAATTGGTGAACGAAGATATGAAAGAATCGATGAAGTTGGAGCCTTTACACATGAGGAAGCAGACTATAATCCTTCATGGTATGCAAGACCAAGATTTATTCAAATTGGATTAGGAATACAATTTTAA
- a CDS encoding peptidylprolyl isomerase, producing MISIKFNRIFFIIPIAIFIFWNCSSNNENLVLAEFTGGNVLQNEYIDHYLLSTQYKPEKIPTQTNLEEIVSNKALEKISVLEALERNVDKDSIYLNIISNNERRLLYQNFIQNEISPKIISDSLINKFYAEFSPQYKMKYIMRPFLESSDEKFHLSQQKEINSAYEQLKNGKNFEEVVEIFSQDISTNKKGGDLGWIIRESVGDNAIRIVMDTLSQFNYSSPFKGYGGYYILYKGEKREVEVPAFDEVKQKIWQSLFHSRRVFIQNLINEQINVLEKKYNFKLFNSKIENILSLVENAKSETINFDKIIDNEQKTILAEYSNGKIYLSDIFAERKKSPTNRNEFFQRLSGIKEQHLISKYAKEQGLNEDQELQNQIGKIKTSLLSTILYQKAVKNKVNEELQKVTNLPDLEKVKYRSEKEKALRTEFENFLKEKYYFKFLTSNFETALNKASELKAKQNLEKQN from the coding sequence ATGATTAGCATAAAGTTTAATAGGATTTTTTTTATAATCCCAATAGCAATTTTTATTTTTTGGAATTGTTCCTCAAATAATGAAAATTTAGTTTTAGCTGAATTTACCGGCGGAAATGTTCTGCAAAATGAATACATAGATCATTATCTTCTGAGTACACAATACAAACCGGAAAAAATTCCAACACAAACAAATCTTGAGGAAATAGTTTCAAATAAAGCTTTGGAAAAAATTTCTGTTTTAGAAGCACTTGAAAGAAATGTTGATAAAGATTCAATTTATTTAAACATTATTTCAAATAACGAACGAAGATTACTCTATCAAAATTTTATTCAAAATGAAATTAGTCCTAAAATAATTTCTGATAGTTTGATAAATAAATTTTATGCTGAATTTTCTCCTCAATATAAAATGAAATATATTATGCGCCCATTTCTTGAATCCTCTGATGAAAAATTTCATTTATCGCAGCAGAAAGAAATAAATAGTGCTTATGAACAACTGAAAAACGGAAAAAATTTTGAAGAAGTTGTTGAAATATTTTCGCAAGATATTTCGACAAATAAAAAAGGCGGAGATCTTGGTTGGATAATTAGAGAATCAGTTGGAGATAACGCAATTAGAATTGTGATGGATACGCTTTCACAATTTAATTATTCTTCTCCTTTTAAAGGTTATGGCGGGTATTATATTTTGTACAAAGGTGAAAAACGAGAAGTAGAAGTTCCAGCTTTCGATGAAGTAAAACAAAAAATTTGGCAATCACTTTTTCATAGCCGAAGAGTTTTTATTCAAAATTTGATTAATGAACAAATAAATGTTTTGGAAAAGAAATACAATTTTAAATTATTTAATTCTAAAATTGAAAACATTTTATCATTAGTTGAAAATGCGAAATCAGAAACAATTAATTTTGATAAAATTATTGATAATGAACAAAAAACAATTTTGGCAGAATATTCAAACGGAAAAATTTACTTATCTGATATTTTTGCTGAAAGAAAAAAATCTCCGACAAATAGAAATGAATTTTTTCAACGATTATCTGGAATTAAAGAACAGCATCTTATTTCAAAATATGCAAAAGAACAAGGTTTGAATGAAGATCAAGAACTGCAAAATCAAATCGGCAAAATAAAAACTTCTTTGCTAAGTACAATACTTTATCAAAAAGCGGTAAAAAATAAAGTTAACGAAGAATTACAAAAAGTTACAAATCTTCCGGATTTAGAAAAAGTTAAGTATAGAAGTGAAAAAGAAAAAGCTTTAAGAACTGAATTTGAAAATTTTCTGAAAGAAAAATATTATTTTAAATTTTTAACATCCAATTTTGAAACTGCTCTTAATAAAGCATCAGAACTAAAAGCAAAGCAGAATTTAGAAAAACAGAATTAA
- a CDS encoding T9SS type A sorting domain-containing protein — MKKTLQFLLLTILFVSFSDVRSQIFMDGDSTDWDSLPLLVQKANNEDGVFPAEVGAAVSDIVDIKEMKATFVGNTLFVFRRMWGGPAWPNNAYQNDHGGTIYNESRGSYHVLLDLDNDVTTGWNTAWYEAHYTPVGYLQSLAVEGQNPIGAEVMLEWGGRTNDDWKVENEGANPVRNLSYWGADYSEYNGETDLGSDYEIFNMDVPNADSAKMVSWQGSVGINSSDNDEILNDTLRSYWAGHGWGYDFLEFGIEITPVKKYYEAKGYNYFNPGDVIGLCGMIETPIDDWGTDISTRGELTLPDAIAARPQLITFDGDESDWANIPTLIQKNNNEDGVFPAEVGAIVSDIVDIKEVKAKTDGENIYWYLKMWGGPCWPNNAYQNDREGTIYNASRGYYHILVDIDNDVTTGWNSGWYEAHYTTVGYLASLAVEGQNPIGTEVMLEWGARTNDDWQVANEGKAPINNLDYWAADYSEYNGETDLGSDYEIFNYEVINKDSVTVMHHDGMLLNNSSDDPLTMDGQPDWMAHAWGNDFIEVGMSLRTLKMYYKNKTGVDYFNDGDIIAICGMNETPIDDWGTDITTRGELTILTDVRQDNGNLISNNFELRNNYPNPFNPETNISFSVPKLSEISLVIYNSLGQKVKTLINGKMISGNQSAVWNGKNEFGNSVPSGVYYYRLEAGSNSITKRMVLLK, encoded by the coding sequence ATGAAAAAAACTTTGCAGTTTTTACTCTTAACAATTTTGTTCGTTTCATTTTCGGATGTACGTTCTCAAATATTTATGGATGGGGATAGTACGGATTGGGATAGTTTACCATTATTGGTTCAAAAAGCAAATAATGAAGACGGAGTTTTCCCAGCAGAAGTCGGTGCTGCAGTTTCTGATATTGTAGATATTAAAGAAATGAAAGCAACATTTGTTGGAAATACTCTTTTTGTTTTCAGACGTATGTGGGGTGGTCCCGCTTGGCCGAATAATGCATATCAAAATGATCACGGCGGAACTATATATAATGAATCAAGAGGTTCTTACCACGTTCTGCTTGATTTAGATAATGATGTTACAACCGGATGGAATACGGCTTGGTATGAAGCACATTATACACCTGTTGGTTATTTGCAAAGTTTAGCTGTTGAAGGACAAAATCCAATTGGCGCTGAAGTTATGTTGGAATGGGGCGGAAGAACTAATGATGATTGGAAAGTTGAAAATGAAGGTGCAAATCCTGTTAGGAATTTATCATATTGGGGTGCAGATTATTCAGAATATAATGGAGAAACCGATTTAGGTTCTGATTATGAAATTTTCAATATGGATGTTCCAAATGCTGATTCAGCAAAAATGGTTTCTTGGCAAGGTTCTGTTGGAATCAACAGTTCAGATAATGATGAAATTTTAAATGATACTTTACGTTCATATTGGGCTGGACATGGCTGGGGTTATGATTTCCTAGAATTTGGAATCGAGATTACTCCGGTTAAGAAATATTATGAAGCAAAAGGTTACAATTATTTTAATCCTGGTGATGTAATTGGACTTTGCGGAATGATCGAAACTCCGATTGATGATTGGGGAACAGACATTTCTACGAGAGGTGAATTAACTTTACCGGATGCAATCGCAGCTCGTCCTCAACTTATAACATTTGATGGAGACGAATCAGATTGGGCAAATATTCCAACTTTAATTCAAAAAAATAATAATGAAGACGGAGTTTTCCCAGCTGAAGTTGGTGCAATAGTTTCTGATATTGTTGATATTAAAGAAGTAAAAGCTAAAACAGACGGTGAAAATATTTATTGGTATCTCAAAATGTGGGGTGGACCTTGCTGGCCGAATAATGCTTATCAAAATGACCGAGAAGGTACTATTTATAATGCTTCGAGAGGTTATTACCATATTTTAGTCGATATTGATAATGATGTAACAACAGGATGGAATTCTGGATGGTACGAAGCGCACTATACAACAGTTGGTTATTTGGCAAGTTTAGCAGTTGAAGGTCAAAATCCAATTGGAACTGAAGTTATGTTGGAATGGGGTGCAAGAACAAATGATGATTGGCAAGTTGCAAATGAAGGCAAAGCTCCAATAAATAATTTGGATTATTGGGCAGCTGATTATTCAGAATATAACGGTGAAACTGATCTTGGTTCTGATTATGAAATATTTAATTATGAAGTTATAAATAAAGATAGTGTAACTGTTATGCATCATGATGGAATGTTACTAAATAATTCTAGCGATGATCCTTTAACAATGGATGGTCAACCAGATTGGATGGCACATGCTTGGGGTAATGATTTTATTGAAGTTGGTATGTCTTTACGTACTTTAAAAATGTATTATAAAAACAAAACCGGAGTTGATTATTTCAATGATGGTGATATTATTGCAATTTGCGGTATGAACGAAACTCCGATAGACGATTGGGGTACAGATATAACAACACGCGGAGAATTAACAATTCTTACAGATGTTAGACAAGATAATGGTAATCTTATTTCTAACAATTTTGAACTAAGAAACAATTATCCAAATCCGTTTAACCCGGAAACAAATATTAGTTTCTCTGTTCCAAAACTTTCAGAAATTTCTTTAGTTATTTATAATTCATTAGGCCAAAAAGTTAAAACACTTATTAACGGAAAAATGATTTCAGGAAACCAATCAGCAGTTTGGAATGGTAAAAATGAATTTGGTAATAGTGTGCCAAGCGGAGTTTATTATTATAGATTGGAAGCTGGTTCAAACTCAATTACCAAAAGAATGGTATTGTTAAAGTAA
- a CDS encoding ROK family protein: protein MKKNQVIGIDLGGTNVRIGLVEDNKIVKLISNKISSKESQEIVINEIIDVISKIITKNVRGIGIGVPSIVNIEKGIVYEVHNIPSWREVHLKEILENKFKIPTYVNNDVNCFILGEKHFGKGKFYKDIIGLAMGTGLGGGIIINGELFAGKNCGAGEFGLMKYLDKNYEYYCSGQFFQFKYGIKGEEILKSAQNGDEKALEILIEFGEHMGNLINSIMYALNPEIIILGGSVSKAYKFFKKSMYEKINEYEFKTQLTQLKIERSTLKNSAILGASSLVVNKN from the coding sequence TTGAAAAAGAATCAAGTTATTGGAATTGATTTAGGCGGGACAAATGTTAGAATTGGTTTAGTTGAAGATAATAAAATTGTAAAATTGATATCAAATAAAATTTCTTCAAAAGAAAGTCAAGAAATTGTAATTAATGAAATTATAGATGTCATATCAAAAATAATTACTAAAAATGTTAGAGGAATTGGAATTGGTGTACCAAGTATTGTAAATATTGAAAAAGGAATTGTTTATGAAGTTCATAATATTCCATCTTGGAGGGAAGTTCACTTAAAAGAAATATTAGAAAATAAATTTAAAATTCCAACATATGTAAATAACGATGTAAATTGTTTCATCCTTGGTGAAAAGCATTTCGGGAAAGGAAAATTTTATAAAGATATTATTGGTTTAGCAATGGGTACAGGCTTGGGCGGTGGAATTATTATTAACGGAGAATTATTTGCCGGTAAAAATTGCGGAGCCGGTGAATTTGGGTTAATGAAATACTTAGATAAAAATTATGAATATTATTGCAGCGGACAATTTTTTCAATTTAAGTATGGAATAAAAGGCGAAGAAATTTTAAAAAGTGCACAAAATGGTGATGAAAAGGCTTTAGAAATTTTAATTGAATTTGGAGAACATATGGGAAATTTGATAAATTCTATAATGTATGCACTAAATCCGGAAATAATTATTTTGGGAGGTTCAGTCAGCAAAGCATACAAATTTTTTAAGAAATCTATGTATGAAAAAATAAACGAATACGAATTTAAAACCCAGCTCACGCAACTTAAAATTGAAAGATCAACATTAAAGAATTCTGCGATATTGGGAGCTTCTTCATTAGTTGTAAACAAAAATTAA
- a CDS encoding Gfo/Idh/MocA family oxidoreductase, translated as MKKINIALIGCGFIADYHARGLQLIDDVEISSVVGLPIDSAQNFAQKYGIKKFSEDYRDFLNVENIDAVIISTPNKFHAPIAIDFLNHGKDVFLEKPMALNPIEGEEIINAANKNNKIAMVGHMWRFDDEVNFVKNLVISGKLGKIIKTKGYGIHENWGPGGWFTQKEMSGGGALIDMGVHAIDTVRYILGDPKPKEVFAKIGTHFGDYNVDDSGIIVITWDNGTTSIIESGWWQAHMDGPEASTQIFGTLGYASVLPTFVKLKSEEKIEIPKTTKTEHCDQSIYSKQMQNFVECIKSRKQPSPGFSEGQIVLKIVEAAYKSSETGKNITL; from the coding sequence ATGAAAAAAATAAATATTGCATTAATTGGTTGCGGATTTATTGCAGATTATCATGCAAGAGGTTTGCAATTAATAGATGATGTTGAAATTTCATCAGTTGTTGGATTACCAATTGATTCTGCCCAAAATTTTGCTCAAAAATATGGAATTAAAAAATTTTCAGAAGATTATAGAGATTTTTTAAATGTTGAAAATATTGATGCTGTAATTATTAGCACACCAAATAAATTTCACGCGCCAATTGCAATTGATTTTCTAAATCATGGTAAAGATGTTTTTCTCGAAAAACCAATGGCTCTTAATCCCATTGAAGGTGAAGAAATTATAAATGCTGCAAATAAGAATAACAAAATTGCAATGGTTGGTCACATGTGGCGGTTTGATGATGAAGTTAATTTTGTTAAAAATTTAGTTATTTCCGGCAAACTTGGTAAAATTATTAAAACTAAAGGATATGGAATTCATGAAAATTGGGGACCGGGTGGATGGTTTACTCAAAAAGAAATGTCCGGCGGCGGTGCTTTAATAGATATGGGCGTTCATGCAATTGATACGGTAAGATATATTTTAGGTGATCCTAAACCAAAAGAAGTTTTTGCAAAAATTGGAACTCATTTTGGTGATTATAATGTTGATGATAGTGGAATTATTGTAATTACTTGGGATAACGGAACAACATCAATAATTGAAAGTGGTTGGTGGCAGGCTCATATGGATGGCCCAGAAGCAAGTACTCAAATTTTTGGAACTTTAGGCTATGCATCAGTACTTCCAACTTTTGTTAAATTAAAATCTGAAGAGAAAATTGAAATTCCTAAAACAACTAAAACAGAACATTGCGATCAATCAATATATTCAAAACAAATGCAAAATTTTGTTGAGTGTATAAAATCTAGAAAACAACCATCACCTGGATTTTCTGAAGGTCAAATAGTTTTAAAAATCGTTGAAGCAGCTTATAAATCTTCGGAAACCGGAAAAAATATTACTTTATAA